The Mesorhizobium loti genome includes a region encoding these proteins:
- a CDS encoding S1 family peptidase, which produces MRACRAMSLLLALAFAALRPHAAAADQIQHDYLSVQSGEAEDAAPIDPNSVESKVTNGDQANWLSEFWSVVRISYSTPRGASLCTGVLIDSDAVLTAGHCACGTDYTFAIPTGQGDIVTKTAKGYPQLYPGFSCEAQLDKQQARDLSLMHFNWVFDGRAPRIAHLLDVQQSTVTRKLAVIGFGKDENGRLPSLPNIAQVPVFSFFCSSGMAARSPCKPFREFALSVAGLDSGATKVDTCEGDSGGPVFAFRRKLKSDDPSAAPTAKGAQENVLVGITSRAMQGVNNIPGLNCGGGGIYTAVGNSDVLNWLMRQGVSLQIVSRLQLAGETPAQ; this is translated from the coding sequence ATGCGCGCCTGCCGGGCCATGTCGCTGCTGCTCGCGCTTGCCTTCGCCGCACTCCGCCCCCATGCCGCCGCCGCAGATCAGATCCAGCACGACTACCTCTCGGTGCAAAGTGGCGAAGCCGAGGACGCCGCGCCGATCGATCCAAACAGCGTTGAGAGCAAGGTAACCAACGGCGACCAGGCAAACTGGCTGTCGGAATTCTGGTCCGTGGTGCGGATTTCCTACTCCACGCCGCGCGGAGCTTCGCTATGTACCGGCGTGCTGATCGACAGCGATGCGGTGCTGACGGCCGGACATTGCGCCTGCGGCACCGACTACACGTTCGCCATCCCTACGGGCCAAGGCGACATCGTGACCAAGACTGCCAAGGGCTATCCCCAGCTCTACCCCGGCTTTTCCTGTGAGGCGCAGCTGGACAAGCAGCAGGCGCGCGACCTTTCGCTGATGCACTTCAACTGGGTGTTCGATGGGCGTGCGCCGCGCATCGCCCATCTGCTTGACGTGCAGCAGAGTACCGTTACCCGCAAACTTGCAGTGATCGGCTTCGGCAAGGACGAGAACGGCCGCCTCCCGAGCCTGCCGAACATCGCCCAGGTGCCGGTCTTCTCCTTCTTTTGCTCGAGCGGCATGGCTGCCCGCTCGCCCTGCAAGCCTTTCCGTGAATTCGCGCTCTCGGTCGCCGGCCTCGACAGTGGCGCAACCAAGGTCGACACATGCGAAGGCGACAGCGGCGGCCCGGTCTTCGCCTTCCGCCGGAAACTGAAGTCCGACGATCCCAGTGCCGCGCCGACCGCCAAGGGAGCACAGGAGAACGTGCTCGTCGGCATCACCTCGCGCGCGATGCAAGGCGTCAACAACATACCGGGCCTCAATTGCGGCGGCGGCGGGATCTACACCGCAGTCGGCAACTCGGACGTGCTCAACTGGCTAATGCGGCAGGGCGTTTCCCTGCAGATTGTCTCGCGCCTGCAACTCGCCGGCGAGACACCGGCACAGTAG
- a CDS encoding FAD-binding oxidoreductase, which yields MSTMSLTTLERGKTTIDAAALEAFSARLRGTVLSEGDAAYDEARTVWNATVDRRPGLIVCCVGASDVISAVNFARENRLLVSVRGGGHNIAGSAVCDGGLVIDLSLMKSVRVDVAARRAWVGPGATLADVDKETQAFGLVVPTGINSTTGISGLTLGGGFGWITRKFGLTIDNLASADVVTADGKLLRASQTENPDLFWALRGGGGNFGVVTAFEFQLHELGPQVLAGLVVHPFADAEKVLREYRKALETAPDELTCWVVMRQAPPLPFLPAEWHGKEVLVLAMCYCGDIDAGEKATQKLRAIGTPIADVVGPSPFTGWQQAFDPLLAPGARNYWKSHDFTEFSEEAAAVVTGAIAKLPGPECEIFVGHVGGAAGRVKADATAFPQRSSHFVMNVHARWREPAMDKACIDWARAIYEAAKPYAAGTVYVNFMPEDEVDRVEAAYGGNHRRLLEIKQRYDPLNLFRMNQNLRPKEGLRAA from the coding sequence ATGAGCACCATGAGCCTCACCACGCTTGAACGCGGCAAAACGACAATCGACGCCGCAGCCTTGGAAGCATTTTCGGCACGATTGCGCGGCACAGTGCTGAGCGAAGGCGATGCCGCCTACGACGAAGCACGGACTGTCTGGAATGCCACGGTCGACCGACGGCCTGGGCTGATCGTGTGCTGCGTCGGCGCTTCCGACGTCATCAGTGCCGTGAATTTCGCCAGGGAGAACAGGCTTCTCGTCTCCGTGCGCGGCGGCGGCCACAACATTGCCGGAAGTGCGGTCTGCGATGGTGGCCTGGTGATTGATCTGTCGTTGATGAAGTCGGTGCGGGTCGACGTTGCTGCGCGGCGCGCATGGGTCGGGCCTGGTGCGACGCTCGCCGATGTCGACAAGGAAACGCAAGCCTTCGGGCTGGTGGTGCCGACCGGCATCAACTCGACCACCGGCATATCCGGCCTGACACTGGGTGGCGGCTTCGGCTGGATCACCCGCAAATTCGGCCTGACCATCGACAATCTTGCCTCCGCCGATGTGGTCACCGCCGACGGCAAACTGCTCCGGGCCAGCCAGACCGAAAATCCGGACTTGTTCTGGGCGCTGCGCGGCGGCGGCGGCAATTTCGGCGTCGTCACGGCATTCGAATTCCAGCTCCATGAGCTTGGACCGCAAGTGCTGGCGGGGCTTGTCGTCCATCCCTTCGCCGATGCCGAAAAGGTGCTGCGGGAATATCGCAAAGCGCTCGAAACCGCTCCTGACGAGTTGACCTGCTGGGTGGTCATGCGGCAGGCGCCGCCGCTACCCTTCCTGCCGGCCGAGTGGCATGGCAAGGAGGTGCTGGTTCTGGCCATGTGCTATTGCGGCGACATCGACGCAGGCGAAAAGGCGACGCAGAAGCTTCGGGCCATCGGCACGCCGATTGCCGATGTCGTCGGCCCCAGCCCGTTCACCGGCTGGCAGCAAGCATTCGACCCGCTGCTTGCGCCCGGCGCCCGCAACTACTGGAAGAGCCATGACTTCACCGAGTTTTCCGAGGAGGCGGCTGCGGTCGTCACGGGGGCAATAGCCAAGCTGCCGGGACCCGAATGCGAAATATTTGTCGGCCATGTCGGCGGCGCGGCAGGTCGCGTCAAGGCGGATGCAACGGCGTTTCCACAGCGCAGTTCGCATTTCGTCATGAACGTTCACGCCCGCTGGCGCGAACCGGCGATGGACAAGGCCTGCATCGACTGGGCTCGTGCTATCTACGAGGCGGCCAAGCCTTATGCGGCCGGCACCGTCTATGTGAACTTCATGCCGGAGGACGAGGTCGACCGGGTCGAAGCGGCCTATGGTGGCAACCATCGGCGGCTTCTGGAAATCAAGCAGCGCTACGACCCACTGAACCTGTTCCGCATGAACCAGAATTTGCGCCCGAAAGAAGGCCTGCGAGCCGCTTGA
- a CDS encoding penicillin-binding protein 1A, which produces MASPEPRKRRGPIAARLLALDAWIDSSLYEIGFKARQFWESATIFSRRFRVNGWRRGVIELLSEGFTLGAGGIVVMLALAVPAFQDTAGDWRAQGDFAVTFLDRYGNEIGQRGIIQRDSVPVDEMPDHVIKAVLATEDRRFFDHYGIDVLGLSRAIFENVRANSVVQGGSSITQQLAKNLFLTNERTLERKIKEAFLSLWLEANLSKKEILQLYLDRAYMGGGTFGIEAAADFYFGKSVKDLNLAEAAMLAGLFKAPTKYAPHINLPAARARANVVLSNLVDAGFMTEGQVLQARLHPADVVDRGEQKSPDYYLDWAFDEVKKIAKPGQHSLVAHTTFDANIQKAAEESVEFHLRQFGKEYNVTEGAVVVIETNGAVRAIVGGRDYGASQFNRATKALRQTGSSFKPYVYATAMEHGFTPNSIISGGPISWGSWSPHNYSGGSAGNVTLIMAMAKSINTVPVRLAKDYLGIPPIKAMAEAMGVESPLEAHKTMVLGTSGMTVMDQATGYSVFADNGFVGSRHGITQLVTRTGEVVYDFAKDAPPPHRVLSEQALKSMNTMLAAVPVMGTARRAQLPNIVVAGKTGTTQSYRDAWFVGFTGNYTAAVWMGNDDFTPTKNMTGGSLPAMVWQRLMVYAHQNIDLKPIPGIDKPFVDEEIAAKAEEAQKKTDAQAAADAAAERPPVLSSRTTQTLRDMTKLFQSAPALSMPQPPETLSAL; this is translated from the coding sequence ATGGCCAGTCCTGAACCGCGCAAGAGAAGAGGTCCGATCGCCGCCCGGCTGCTGGCGCTCGACGCATGGATCGATTCCTCGCTCTACGAGATCGGTTTCAAGGCGCGCCAGTTCTGGGAATCCGCGACGATCTTCTCGCGGCGCTTCCGCGTCAACGGCTGGCGCCGCGGCGTCATCGAACTGTTGAGCGAAGGCTTTACGCTTGGCGCCGGCGGCATTGTGGTGATGCTGGCGCTGGCCGTTCCGGCTTTCCAGGACACGGCCGGCGACTGGCGCGCCCAGGGCGACTTCGCCGTCACCTTCCTCGACCGCTACGGCAATGAGATCGGCCAGCGCGGCATCATCCAGCGCGATTCGGTGCCGGTCGACGAGATGCCCGATCACGTCATCAAGGCGGTGCTCGCCACGGAGGATCGCCGCTTCTTCGATCACTACGGCATCGATGTGCTCGGCCTTTCGCGCGCCATCTTCGAGAATGTGCGGGCCAATTCCGTCGTCCAGGGCGGCTCGAGCATCACCCAGCAGCTGGCCAAGAACCTGTTCCTCACCAATGAGCGCACGCTGGAGCGCAAGATCAAGGAAGCCTTCCTGTCGCTGTGGCTCGAGGCCAATCTGTCGAAGAAGGAAATCCTGCAGCTCTATCTCGACCGCGCCTATATGGGCGGCGGCACGTTCGGCATCGAGGCGGCCGCCGACTTCTATTTCGGCAAGAGCGTCAAGGACCTGAACCTCGCCGAGGCGGCGATGCTGGCCGGGCTGTTCAAGGCGCCGACCAAATATGCGCCGCACATCAACCTGCCGGCGGCGCGTGCGCGCGCCAATGTGGTGCTGTCCAACCTTGTCGACGCCGGCTTCATGACCGAGGGTCAGGTGCTGCAGGCAAGGCTGCATCCGGCCGATGTCGTTGATCGCGGCGAACAGAAAAGTCCCGATTATTACCTCGACTGGGCGTTCGACGAGGTCAAGAAGATCGCCAAACCGGGCCAGCACTCGCTCGTTGCCCACACGACCTTCGACGCCAACATCCAGAAGGCGGCGGAAGAATCGGTGGAGTTCCACCTGCGCCAGTTCGGCAAAGAATATAACGTCACCGAGGGCGCGGTCGTCGTCATCGAGACCAACGGCGCCGTGCGCGCCATCGTCGGTGGCCGCGACTATGGCGCCAGCCAGTTCAACCGCGCCACCAAGGCGCTGCGCCAGACCGGTTCGTCGTTCAAACCCTATGTCTATGCAACCGCGATGGAACACGGCTTCACCCCCAACTCCATCATCTCCGGCGGCCCGATCAGCTGGGGCAGCTGGTCACCGCACAACTACAGCGGCGGATCGGCGGGCAACGTCACGCTGATCATGGCAATGGCCAAATCGATCAACACCGTGCCGGTGCGGCTGGCCAAGGACTATCTCGGTATTCCGCCGATCAAGGCCATGGCCGAGGCGATGGGTGTGGAATCGCCGCTTGAAGCGCACAAGACCATGGTGCTCGGCACCTCGGGCATGACGGTGATGGACCAGGCGACGGGCTACAGCGTGTTCGCCGACAACGGCTTCGTCGGCTCCCGGCACGGCATCACCCAGCTGGTGACCCGAACCGGCGAGGTCGTTTATGATTTCGCCAAGGATGCGCCGCCGCCACACCGGGTGCTGTCGGAGCAGGCGCTCAAATCGATGAACACCATGCTGGCCGCGGTGCCGGTGATGGGCACGGCGCGGCGGGCTCAACTTCCCAACATCGTCGTCGCCGGCAAGACCGGCACGACCCAGTCCTACCGCGACGCCTGGTTTGTCGGCTTCACCGGGAACTATACGGCGGCGGTGTGGATGGGCAATGACGACTTCACGCCGACCAAGAACATGACCGGTGGCTCGCTGCCGGCGATGGTGTGGCAGCGACTGATGGTCTACGCGCACCAGAACATCGACCTCAAGCCGATCCCGGGCATCGACAAGCCCTTCGTCGACGAGGAGATCGCGGCCAAGGCCGAGGAAGCGCAGAAGAAGACCGACGCGCAGGCGGCGGCCGATGCAGCCGCCGAACGGCCGCCGGTGCTGTCCAGCCGGACCACGCAGACGCTGCGGGACATGACCAAGCTGTTCCAGTCGGCGCCTGCCCTCAGTATGCCTCAACCGCCGGAGACGCTGTCGGCGCTTTGA
- a CDS encoding DUF1214 domain-containing protein: MLKTAFLTLLSLAIAIVGGGGSVWYALKVQDGVGAIRIGQWTAFPDIGTPSADPYSKARVAREGVLALGRAEGLSFVAERDTGGAELKRECTYTIEGGFPTARFWTLYAADQSLGVVETGKPRLAALQSYGVVRQPDNSVIISAGHHPMPGNWLLTDGFGRMYFVLTFYDTPIASSTGLSDVSLPHIVKVGCDA; encoded by the coding sequence ATGCTCAAAACTGCCTTCCTGACGCTGCTTTCGCTTGCCATAGCCATCGTCGGCGGTGGCGGCAGCGTCTGGTATGCGCTGAAAGTCCAGGATGGCGTCGGCGCCATCCGGATCGGCCAATGGACGGCCTTTCCCGATATCGGCACGCCGTCCGCCGATCCCTATTCCAAGGCCCGCGTGGCGCGCGAGGGCGTGCTTGCGCTCGGCCGCGCCGAAGGGCTGTCCTTTGTCGCCGAGCGCGACACGGGCGGCGCCGAGCTCAAGCGCGAATGCACCTACACCATCGAAGGCGGATTCCCGACGGCGCGGTTCTGGACGCTCTATGCCGCCGACCAGTCGCTCGGCGTGGTCGAAACCGGCAAACCCCGGCTAGCGGCGCTGCAGTCCTATGGGGTGGTGCGCCAGCCCGACAATTCGGTCATCATTTCCGCCGGCCATCACCCTATGCCGGGCAACTGGCTGCTGACGGACGGCTTCGGCAGGATGTATTTCGTGCTGACCTTCTACGACACGCCGATCGCCAGCAGCACCGGCCTGTCTGATGTCTCGCTGCCGCATATCGTCAAGGTCGGCTGCGATGCGTAG
- a CDS encoding DUF1254 domain-containing protein yields MRSFYAAMRGLLHAILLGLLGAGIVHIAVLLLVPEFSERDAWSRLSMASDLYRMTRLDAEAGGAPVVKSVDPLFYATACRFDLGEGMVRIKAPGHVPFWSVSVYDRSGHNIYSFNDHTANGGVLDAVVLTPAQMIDVRKDLPEDLQGAIFVEAPIEEGIFVIRAFVPDDSWKPIVSRFFEQSSCELQDF; encoded by the coding sequence ATGCGTAGTTTCTATGCGGCGATGCGCGGACTTCTGCATGCCATCCTGCTCGGCCTGCTCGGCGCCGGCATCGTGCACATCGCCGTGCTGCTTCTGGTGCCTGAATTTTCCGAACGCGATGCCTGGTCGCGGCTGTCCATGGCGTCGGATCTCTACAGGATGACGCGGCTCGATGCCGAGGCCGGCGGCGCGCCCGTGGTGAAATCCGTCGACCCGCTGTTTTACGCAACGGCGTGCCGTTTCGACCTGGGCGAAGGCATGGTCCGCATCAAGGCGCCCGGACATGTCCCGTTCTGGTCGGTGTCGGTCTATGACCGCAGCGGCCACAACATCTATTCCTTCAACGACCACACGGCGAACGGCGGCGTGCTGGATGCCGTCGTGCTGACGCCGGCGCAGATGATCGACGTGCGCAAGGACCTTCCCGAGGACCTTCAGGGAGCGATCTTTGTCGAAGCGCCGATCGAGGAAGGCATCTTCGTCATCCGCGCCTTCGTGCCCGATGACAGCTGGAAGCCGATCGTATCGCGCTTCTTCGAGCAGAGTTCCTGCGAGCTGCAGGACTTCTAG